The Halomonas sp. KG2 genome contains a region encoding:
- a CDS encoding glyoxylate/hydroxypyruvate reductase A, translating into MKVVIHIDDSAQWQAALEKALPQATVLTSDAPEDERKNADYLAVWKAPEHLLQEQDQLKGIINLGAGVDYLLKTPGLPSDVPIVKLRDAGMGELMADYVLYGVLHFYRSMDSYATQQQSATWKPQAVPEKTQWPVGVLGLGAIGSYVATHLSQAGFPVLGWSRSAKQISGVCCLHGDEGLDELLGQVQSLVTILPDTAATEGILNAERLAKLPEGASVINPGRGSLIDEQALLDALGETNKPGHLRGALLDVFCEEPLPTNHPLWQHPNVVVTPHMAAPTPLNDAIDQVIAYIKAFEAGESLATISPAAGY; encoded by the coding sequence ATGAAAGTAGTCATCCATATTGATGATTCAGCCCAATGGCAAGCCGCTCTAGAAAAAGCGTTGCCCCAGGCCACTGTATTGACAAGTGACGCACCTGAAGATGAACGCAAAAACGCTGACTACCTTGCCGTTTGGAAAGCTCCAGAGCATTTACTGCAGGAACAAGACCAGCTCAAAGGCATTATCAACCTGGGAGCAGGTGTTGATTACTTACTGAAAACACCCGGCCTTCCAAGCGATGTTCCTATCGTGAAATTACGTGATGCTGGCATGGGCGAACTCATGGCAGATTACGTGCTATATGGCGTACTGCACTTCTACCGCAGCATGGATAGCTACGCCACTCAACAGCAGAGCGCTACCTGGAAGCCCCAAGCCGTGCCTGAAAAAACACAGTGGCCAGTTGGCGTATTAGGCCTTGGCGCAATCGGCAGTTACGTAGCCACTCACTTGTCGCAAGCAGGGTTCCCCGTACTTGGCTGGAGCCGCTCAGCTAAACAGATTAGCGGCGTATGCTGCCTGCATGGCGATGAAGGGCTTGATGAACTGCTTGGCCAAGTGCAGAGCTTAGTCACTATTTTGCCAGATACCGCGGCTACGGAAGGTATTCTTAACGCAGAACGGCTAGCAAAATTACCCGAAGGTGCCAGTGTTATTAACCCCGGTCGCGGCAGCCTAATCGATGAACAGGCGTTACTCGATGCGCTCGGTGAAACGAATAAGCCAGGACATCTGCGTGGTGCCCTGCTAGACGTTTTCTGTGAAGAGCCTCTTCCAACCAACCACCCCCTTTGGCAGCATCCAAACGTGGTAGTAACGCCTCATATGGCAGCACCTACACCACTCAATGACGCCATTGATCAAGTC